A genomic segment from Alteribacillus bidgolensis encodes:
- the cudC gene encoding choline uptake/conversion transcriptional regulator CudC translates to MEDSHNKDALDSINNAKDLVVDSIAETMDLYGVTRSVGTLYGTIYLEGDMTLDEMREKLGMSKPSMSTGVKKLQEFNVVKKTFRRGKRKQTYVAEKDFFQFFTNFFTQKWEREVKLNLTSIKEAQSQLSQLIEDTSISDEIKEEAKETFQTLEKSKTYYKWLDKLTEKIESGEIFDLIPIEEEGE, encoded by the coding sequence GTGGAAGATTCCCATAATAAAGATGCTCTTGACTCCATTAATAATGCTAAAGATCTCGTTGTGGATTCTATCGCCGAAACGATGGACCTTTACGGTGTAACTAGAAGCGTCGGAACGCTTTACGGGACCATATACCTTGAAGGAGATATGACATTAGATGAAATGCGGGAAAAGCTTGGTATGAGTAAGCCAAGTATGAGTACAGGCGTAAAAAAACTGCAAGAATTTAATGTTGTCAAGAAAACCTTTAGAAGAGGAAAAAGAAAACAGACGTATGTAGCAGAAAAAGACTTTTTCCAGTTTTTCACTAATTTTTTCACACAAAAATGGGAACGGGAAGTCAAATTGAATCTCACTTCTATTAAAGAAGCACAATCTCAACTTTCTCAACTAATAGAAGACACAAGTATTTCAGATGAAATAAAAGAAGAAGCAAAAGAAACTTTTCAGACGCTTGAAAAATCAAAAACTTATTACAAATGGCTCGACAAATTAACAGAAAAAATTGAGTCAGGTGAAATTTTTGACTTAATTCCAATTGAAGAGGAAGGCGAATAA
- the betB gene encoding betaine-aldehyde dehydrogenase has protein sequence MYIDGAWTEAKSKEVRTIINPYNQENVAEAAEGNREDAKAAIQAARTAFDEGSWAETPANERGELVQKVADFIRRDKEELAELESLDTGKTLEESRADMDDIANVFQYFAGLADKDGGEMIASPIPDSESKVVREPVGVCGQITPWNYPLLQAAWKIAPALAAGNTIVVKPSEITPLTTVKVFELIEEAGFPKGVANLVLGKGADAGAELSESVDVDLVSFTGGIETGKKIMQAASINMKKIALELGGKNPNIVFADADFETAVDQAMNAVFFHAGQVCSAGARLIIEESIHDEFVEELVKRTKNIKLGNGFDESTHSGPLISAEHRDKVEKYVEIGQQEGAKLEIGGKRPEDPELQNGFFFLPTIFTNCRSDMRIVQEEVFGPVLTIETFSSKEEAVAIANDSIYGLAGAVFTTDIAKAEETASKLRMGTVWINDFHPYFAQAPWGGYKQSGIGRELGHIGLEEYTEVKHVFRNKKPEPIHWFK, from the coding sequence ATGTACATTGACGGCGCCTGGACAGAGGCAAAGTCAAAAGAAGTAAGAACGATTATTAACCCTTATAATCAAGAAAATGTGGCAGAGGCTGCGGAAGGAAACCGTGAAGATGCAAAAGCAGCTATTCAGGCTGCTCGTACTGCTTTTGATGAAGGCAGCTGGGCAGAAACACCAGCAAATGAGAGAGGAGAGCTCGTTCAAAAGGTTGCCGATTTCATCCGTCGAGACAAAGAAGAGCTAGCTGAATTAGAATCGTTGGATACTGGCAAGACATTAGAAGAAAGCAGAGCTGATATGGATGACATCGCAAATGTCTTTCAATATTTTGCTGGTCTTGCAGATAAAGACGGCGGCGAAATGATCGCTTCTCCCATTCCAGATTCAGAAAGTAAAGTAGTACGTGAACCTGTAGGTGTCTGCGGACAAATTACTCCTTGGAATTACCCATTGCTTCAAGCAGCGTGGAAAATTGCACCGGCTTTGGCAGCTGGAAATACAATTGTTGTAAAACCAAGTGAAATTACGCCGCTTACGACAGTTAAAGTGTTTGAACTTATCGAAGAAGCAGGATTTCCAAAAGGTGTAGCCAACCTGGTACTCGGTAAAGGGGCAGACGCTGGGGCAGAATTATCCGAAAGCGTAGATGTAGACCTGGTGTCCTTTACTGGAGGAATTGAAACAGGAAAGAAAATTATGCAGGCAGCAAGCATTAATATGAAAAAAATCGCGCTTGAGCTTGGCGGAAAGAATCCTAATATCGTGTTTGCAGATGCTGATTTTGAAACAGCAGTAGATCAAGCGATGAATGCCGTATTCTTCCATGCTGGTCAAGTATGCTCTGCCGGAGCACGCTTAATTATAGAAGAAAGTATCCATGATGAATTTGTGGAAGAACTCGTAAAACGAACAAAAAATATTAAACTTGGAAATGGCTTTGATGAAAGCACGCATTCTGGTCCGCTTATTTCTGCAGAGCATCGTGATAAAGTAGAGAAGTATGTAGAAATTGGCCAGCAAGAAGGTGCCAAACTGGAAATCGGCGGTAAACGTCCAGAAGATCCTGAACTGCAAAATGGGTTCTTCTTCCTTCCAACCATCTTTACGAACTGCAGGTCAGACATGAGGATCGTTCAGGAAGAAGTATTTGGTCCAGTATTAACAATTGAAACTTTTAGTAGTAAAGAAGAAGCTGTTGCTATAGCGAACGATTCTATTTATGGCCTGGCCGGCGCTGTTTTCACAACAGATATTGCTAAAGCAGAAGAGACTGCTTCAAAACTTCGCATGGGAACAGTATGGATTAATGATTTCCACCCATACTTCGCTCAAGCTCCATGGGGTGGATACAAGCAGTCAGGAATAGGCAGAGAACTTGGTCATATTGGTTTAGAAGAATATACAGAAGTTAAACACGTATTCCGTAATAAAAAACCAGAACCTATTCACTGGTTTAAATAA